Proteins from a single region of Nocardioides oleivorans:
- the lipB gene encoding lipoyl(octanoyl) transferase LipB codes for MSLDQQTDTGPTYEIAGLGTDAVDYLAAWDLQRGVHEEVVAGTRPDTVLLLEHPAVFTAGKRTDDHERPLDPGAPVIDVDRGGKITFHGPGQLVGYPIVTLPDHVKVVDYVRRVEEALIAVCTDFGVTTARIPGRSGVWLRADDRGPERKIAAIGIRMARGVTMHGFSLNCDVDLGWYDRFVACGIDDAGVTSLTRELGRDVTVHDVLPSVRRHVSTYLAWEPFVATPDYDARPEPAHGPRIELITPGR; via the coding sequence ATGTCGTTGGACCAGCAGACGGACACGGGACCGACCTACGAGATCGCCGGCCTGGGCACCGATGCCGTCGACTACCTCGCCGCCTGGGACCTCCAGCGCGGGGTGCACGAGGAGGTCGTCGCGGGCACCCGTCCCGACACCGTCCTGCTGCTCGAGCACCCGGCCGTCTTCACCGCCGGCAAGCGGACCGACGACCACGAGCGCCCGCTCGACCCCGGCGCCCCCGTCATCGACGTGGACCGCGGCGGCAAGATCACCTTCCACGGTCCGGGCCAGCTCGTCGGCTACCCGATCGTCACGCTGCCCGACCACGTCAAGGTCGTCGACTACGTGCGGCGCGTCGAGGAGGCGCTGATCGCCGTGTGCACCGACTTCGGCGTCACGACCGCCCGCATCCCGGGTCGCAGCGGCGTCTGGCTGCGGGCCGACGACCGTGGCCCGGAGCGCAAGATCGCCGCCATCGGCATCCGGATGGCGCGCGGCGTGACCATGCACGGCTTCTCCCTCAACTGCGACGTCGACCTGGGCTGGTACGACCGGTTCGTCGCCTGCGGCATCGACGACGCCGGGGTCACGTCGCTGACCCGCGAGCTGGGCCGCGACGTCACCGTCCACGACGTGCTGCCGAGCGTGCGACGCCACGTGTCGACGTACCTCGCCTGGGAGCCCTTCGTCGCGACACCGGACTACGACGCACGCCCCGAGCCGGCTCACGGACCGCGCATCGAGCTCATCACGCCCGGGCGCTGA
- a CDS encoding (2Fe-2S)-binding protein, whose product MSRHTVHTTINGSPHAVEVDTRRSLLDLLRDDVGLTGTQKGCDQGACGACTVHVDGRRVLSCLTLAAQVEGREVTTIEGVGSTDELHPVQQAFLDCDAFQCGACTAGQVMSAVALLEEDGWSTRDDVRELMSGNLCRCGAYPRIVDAVMSVRSAQEA is encoded by the coding sequence ATGAGCCGGCACACAGTCCACACGACCATCAACGGCTCCCCCCACGCGGTCGAGGTCGACACCAGGCGCTCCCTGCTCGACCTGCTGCGCGACGACGTCGGCCTGACCGGCACCCAGAAGGGCTGCGACCAGGGAGCCTGCGGTGCCTGCACCGTGCACGTCGACGGGCGACGGGTGCTGTCGTGCCTGACCCTTGCCGCGCAGGTCGAGGGCCGCGAGGTGACCACGATCGAGGGCGTCGGGTCCACCGACGAGCTGCACCCCGTGCAGCAGGCCTTCCTCGACTGCGACGCCTTCCAGTGCGGCGCGTGCACGGCCGGCCAGGTCATGTCCGCCGTCGCCCTGCTCGAGGAGGACGGATGGTCCACCCGCGACGACGTGCGCGAGCTGATGAGCGGCAACCTGTGCCGCTGCGGCGCCTACCCGCGCATCGTCGACGCCGTCATGTCGGTCCGCTCGGCACAGGAGGCCTGA
- a CDS encoding FAD binding domain-containing protein yields the protein MHPFTYTRVDDVDAASAAVTTDAVSRAVQQPDDTVFIAGGTTQLDLMRDGVWSPGTVVDISRLPLAEVTVDGDTLVVGAAVTMAELARHEAVAGVPVLRDSLLLAASPQLRAMATIGGNVLQRTRCRYFRDPEVTQCNKRRPGSGCAAIEGTARTHAVLGVDAGCIAVHASDLAVALVALDARVRLHGPDGDRTIPVAELHVRADDDPARDNVLRPGELVTHLEVPLPDARSGYLKVRDRASYEFALTSAAVVARLEDGVLAHVAVGLGGVGSVPWRASRAEEVLRGRVASLALFEEAAAAELADAFTVPGTAFKPELARRTLVRQLRDVTGVTA from the coding sequence GTGCACCCCTTCACCTACACCCGCGTCGACGACGTCGACGCGGCCAGCGCAGCAGTCACCACCGACGCCGTCTCGCGGGCCGTCCAGCAGCCCGACGACACCGTCTTCATCGCCGGCGGCACCACCCAGCTCGACCTGATGCGCGACGGCGTGTGGTCGCCCGGCACGGTCGTCGACATCAGTCGGCTGCCACTTGCCGAGGTCACCGTCGACGGCGACACCCTCGTGGTCGGCGCCGCCGTCACGATGGCCGAGCTCGCCCGGCACGAGGCCGTGGCCGGGGTCCCCGTGCTGCGCGACTCGCTGCTGCTGGCCGCCTCGCCCCAGCTGCGCGCGATGGCGACGATCGGGGGCAACGTCCTGCAACGCACCCGGTGCCGCTACTTCCGCGACCCCGAGGTGACCCAGTGCAACAAGCGCCGCCCCGGCAGCGGCTGCGCGGCGATCGAGGGCACCGCACGCACGCACGCGGTGCTCGGCGTCGACGCCGGCTGCATCGCCGTCCACGCCTCCGACCTGGCCGTGGCCCTCGTGGCGCTCGACGCCCGGGTGCGCCTCCACGGTCCCGACGGCGACCGGACGATCCCGGTCGCCGAGCTGCACGTGCGCGCCGACGACGACCCCGCCCGTGACAACGTGCTCCGCCCCGGTGAGCTCGTCACGCACCTGGAGGTCCCGCTGCCCGATGCCCGCTCGGGCTACCTCAAGGTGCGCGATCGCGCGTCCTACGAGTTCGCCCTGACGTCGGCCGCGGTGGTCGCCCGTCTCGAGGACGGCGTCCTCGCGCACGTGGCCGTCGGCCTCGGCGGCGTCGGATCGGTTCCGTGGCGAGCGAGCCGCGCCGAGGAGGTGCTGCGCGGGCGGGTGGCCTCGCTCGCGCTCTTCGAGGAGGCCGCGGCCGCCGAGCTGGCGGACGCCTTCACCGTCCCCGGCACGGCCTTCAAGCCCGAGCTGGCCCGTCGCACCCTGGTCCGCCAGCTCCGCGACGTCACGGGGGTGACCGCATGA
- a CDS encoding xanthine dehydrogenase family protein molybdopterin-binding subunit, giving the protein MSTTTDTATDTATDTAAGTSTGTPVIGAGVTRVDGPLKVTGAVPYADDLAPRDALVGVLVGATIAAGEISLVDASDALAAPGVVAVISHHDAPRVVRPNEASADERAPRPPFQDATVRFHGDYVAMVVAQTREEAVHAASLLHVSYDAAEPVVDLNDPRATRETDDPAGADSVRGDLERGLAEAEVVVEADYVTGDNTNNPIGLFSACAQWDGDALHMWATTQWPFNTADCLAEAWGIAREDVRVECPYLGGGFGSGLRPWPYIHAAAMAAKVVSQPVRVVLSRPQMFTDVGHRPETVQHVRLGARRDGTLTAVEHTATIPVAVDDDNPENVVSGTRQGYAVEHLRADVDQVRLHIAPPGSMRAPGEAQGNFALETALDELAVELGIDPVELRLRNDTATNPDQDDLPWSSKALDQCLRRGAEIIGWDERDPATRSMRDGDQLVGYGVAAVSFFYFQQPCTVRVVVHRDGTAAVHCAAMDIGTGTYTVVTQVAADRLGLDLADVEVVLGDSSLPASPPAGGSGLATAISNAVALAVTEVLGDLDLSGTPGREALSRAVGDRDEVAAEATAAPPDPAEMGMSPSGAFGAKFAKVRVDADLGLVRVERLVSVIDCGQVLNERTARSQVVGGAVGGIGHALLEHTVTDLHAGPQTGRITNAHMADYLVAVNADVPDLEVEFVGGPDRLNPVGVKGVGEVGLCGVAAAIGNAVFHATGRRVRRLPITPDLLL; this is encoded by the coding sequence ATGAGCACCACGACGGACACCGCGACGGACACCGCGACGGACACCGCTGCGGGCACGTCCACGGGCACGCCCGTCATCGGTGCGGGAGTCACTCGCGTCGACGGCCCGCTCAAGGTCACCGGCGCGGTGCCCTACGCCGACGACCTCGCGCCCCGCGACGCCCTGGTCGGGGTGCTGGTCGGCGCGACGATCGCGGCGGGCGAGATCTCGCTCGTCGACGCCAGCGACGCGCTCGCCGCACCCGGAGTGGTGGCCGTCATCTCGCACCACGACGCGCCCCGCGTCGTACGCCCCAACGAGGCGTCGGCGGACGAGCGGGCTCCGCGTCCGCCCTTCCAGGACGCGACCGTCCGCTTCCACGGCGACTACGTCGCGATGGTGGTCGCGCAGACACGCGAGGAGGCGGTGCACGCCGCCAGCCTGCTGCACGTGTCGTACGACGCCGCCGAGCCGGTCGTGGACCTCAACGACCCCCGGGCCACGCGCGAGACCGACGACCCGGCGGGCGCCGACAGCGTCCGCGGTGACCTCGAGCGAGGGCTGGCCGAGGCCGAGGTGGTCGTCGAGGCCGACTACGTCACCGGCGACAACACCAACAACCCGATCGGCCTGTTCTCCGCGTGCGCGCAGTGGGACGGCGACGCCCTGCACATGTGGGCGACCACCCAGTGGCCCTTCAACACCGCCGACTGCCTGGCCGAGGCCTGGGGCATCGCGCGTGAGGACGTCCGGGTCGAGTGTCCCTACCTCGGCGGCGGGTTCGGGTCGGGGTTGCGCCCGTGGCCCTACATCCACGCCGCGGCGATGGCCGCCAAGGTGGTCTCCCAGCCGGTGCGGGTGGTGCTGAGCCGTCCGCAGATGTTCACTGACGTCGGGCACCGTCCCGAGACCGTGCAGCACGTGCGCCTCGGCGCGCGTCGCGACGGCACCCTGACGGCGGTCGAGCACACCGCGACGATCCCGGTCGCGGTGGACGACGACAACCCCGAGAACGTCGTCTCCGGCACCCGCCAGGGCTATGCCGTGGAGCACCTGCGCGCCGACGTCGACCAGGTCCGTCTGCACATCGCGCCGCCGGGCTCCATGCGCGCCCCCGGCGAGGCCCAGGGCAACTTCGCCCTCGAGACCGCCCTCGACGAGCTGGCCGTCGAGCTCGGCATCGACCCGGTCGAGCTCAGGCTGCGCAACGACACCGCCACCAACCCCGACCAGGACGACCTCCCGTGGTCGAGCAAGGCGCTGGACCAGTGCCTGCGGCGCGGTGCTGAGATCATCGGGTGGGACGAACGCGACCCGGCGACCCGTTCGATGCGCGACGGCGACCAGCTCGTGGGCTACGGCGTGGCCGCCGTGTCGTTCTTCTACTTCCAGCAGCCCTGCACCGTGCGCGTCGTCGTCCACCGCGACGGCACCGCCGCCGTGCACTGCGCGGCGATGGACATCGGCACGGGCACCTACACCGTGGTCACCCAGGTGGCCGCGGACCGGCTCGGGCTCGACCTCGCCGACGTCGAGGTGGTGCTCGGCGACAGCTCGCTGCCCGCCTCTCCCCCGGCCGGCGGTTCGGGCCTGGCGACGGCGATCTCCAACGCGGTCGCCCTGGCCGTGACCGAGGTGCTGGGCGACCTCGACCTGTCGGGCACGCCCGGGCGCGAGGCGCTGTCGCGTGCCGTCGGCGATCGCGACGAGGTCGCGGCGGAGGCCACCGCCGCCCCGCCGGACCCTGCCGAGATGGGCATGTCGCCCTCGGGCGCGTTCGGCGCGAAGTTCGCCAAGGTGCGCGTCGACGCCGACCTGGGCCTGGTCCGCGTCGAGCGGCTGGTGTCGGTCATCGACTGCGGCCAGGTGCTCAACGAGCGCACCGCGCGCAGCCAGGTCGTCGGTGGAGCAGTCGGCGGCATCGGCCACGCGCTGCTCGAGCACACGGTCACCGACCTCCACGCCGGACCCCAGACGGGCCGCATCACCAACGCGCACATGGCCGACTACCTGGTCGCCGTCAACGCCGACGTGCCCGACCTGGAGGTCGAGTTCGTCGGTGGTCCCGACCGGCTCAACCCCGTCGGGGTCAAGGGAGTGGGCGAGGTCGGTCTCTGTGGTGTCGCGGCCGCGATCGGCAACGCGGTCTTCCACGCGACGGGTCGACGCGTCCGTCGACTGCCGATCACGCCCGACCTGCTGCTCTGA